In one Watersipora subatra chromosome 6, tzWatSuba1.1, whole genome shotgun sequence genomic region, the following are encoded:
- the LOC137397972 gene encoding uncharacterized protein, whose translation MLNGHITTCKGEATLDIELDHSCKITVQCMIAPKLVSGYQMILGMDGIAKLGGVPIDKNRSVFFRARQLRTVGVMLRNKASPVSHNDDQQPPIVIDDRDSKAQFDGHKWTVAWKWLSRKPILSNTCGEYAISDAVREEYEKQVMQWIANGWLRPHREALHGTVTGIIPLLAATQPNKETKVRPVMDYSKELNGYISSHPGLDAVVCQDKLRKWRKLGSDACMLDLKKAYLQLHVDASLQRSQAVMFNGILYVMTRLGFGLNAAPKIMSKILSTVLSLDPTVAAGTDHYIDDILVNKSVVSVEVVRSHLLKFGLVTKEPVDLREVRVLGLRVTISKKGICTWQRDSAVPTVESNHTKRDLFSVCGKLIGHYPVAGWLRVACSYMKRCAADGKWDDAIAKEVLQMLDETLNGVTRHDPVQGKWSVNRDECCKVWCDASSIAIGVCIEMEGSIVEDASWLRKIDDSMHINVAELGAVLKGLNLAIKWGVKQATIVTDSLSVSNWVNSIITESHRPKVSGFSEMIVKRRLGVIAQFVEEYGITLQMSLVKSANNRADVLTRVNKKWLKALVSCVGVAAEEVSSIDEKIYNMHQVHHLGVDKMSYLASQRFGDRASKDVIERVVKECQICKQIDPSPVK comes from the coding sequence ATGTTAAATGGACATATCACTACATGCAAGGGTGAGGCAACTCTTGACATAGAACTGGATCACTCTTGTAAAATTACAGTTCAGTGTATGATTGCTCCGAAGCTAGTAAGTGGTTACCAGATGATACTGGGAATGGATGGCATTGCAAAGCTAGGCGGGGTACCTATAGATAAAAATAGAAGTGTATTCTTTAGAGCAAGACAGTTAAGAACAGTTGGCGTGATGCTACGTAACAAAGCTAGTCCTGTCAGTCATAATGATGACCAGCAGCCGCCGATAGTTATAGATGATAGAGACTCTAAAGCACAATTTGATGGTCACAAGTGGACAGTTGCTTGGAAGTGGTTAAGTAGAAAGCCTATATTGTCCAATACATGTGGAGAATACGCTATAAGTGATGCCGTCAGagaagaatatgaaaaacaGGTTATGCAATGGATAGCCAACGGATGGCTGCGGCCACACCGAGAAGCGCTTCATGGAACTGTAACTGGCATTATTCCATTGTTGGCAGCTACACAACCTAATAAAGAGACAAAGGTGCGACCTGTAATGGATTATAGCAAAGAACTGAATGGGTATATCAGCAGTCATCCTGGTTTGGACGCCGTAGTATGCCAAGACAAACTCCGCAAGTGGCGTAAGTTAGGCAGTGATGCTTGTATGTTAGACTTAAAAAAAGCATATTTACAACTGCATGTTGATGCTAGTTTACAGAGATCTCAAGCTGTTATGTTCAATGGAATATTGTATGTTATGACTAGACTAGGTTTTGGTCTCAATGCAGCACCTAAGATTATGTCGAAAATATTGTCAACAGTGTTGTCACTTGATCCTACGGTTGCTGCTGGTACTGATCATTATATTGATGATATTTTGGTAAATAAATCAGTAGTGTCAGTCGAAGTTGTGCGCAGCCATTTGTTAAAGTTTGGTCTAGTCACAAAAGAGCCTGTTGATTTACGTGAAGTGCGTGTTCTAGGGCTTCGCGTGACAATCAGTAAAAAAGGTATATGTACATGGCAACGTGACTCAGCTGTGCCAACAGTAGAAAGTAATCATACAAAAAGAGATTTGTTTTCTGTGTGTGGTAAACTGATTGGTCACTACCCAGTAGCTGGCTGGCTACGAGTCGCATGCAGCTACATGAAGCGGTGTGCTGCTGATGGCAAGTGGGATGATGCAATAGCAAAAGAAGTGCTGCAGATGTTAGATGAAACACTAAATGGGGTAACAAGACATGACCCAGTGCAAGGCAAATGGTCTGTGAATAGAGATGAGTGTTGCAAGGTCTGGTGTGATGCGAGCTCTATAGCTATTGGTGTGTGCATAGAAATGGAAGGTAGCATAGTAGAAGATGCATCATGGCTAAGGAAAATTGATGACAGTATGCATATAAATGTAGCTGAACTTGGAGCAGTACTTAAAGGATTAAATCTTGCAATAAAGTGGGGAGTAAAACAAGCTACGATTGTCACTGACTCATTATCAGTGTCTAACTGGGTTAATTCCATTATCACAGAAAGCCATCGCCCCAAAGTCAGTGGATTTTCAGAAATGATAGTCAAAAGGCGGCTTGGGGTTATTGCACAATTTGTAGAAGAATATGGCATCACTCTACAAATGTCCTTAGTCAAGTCAGCGAACAATCGTGCTGATGTTTTAACGAGGGTGAACAAAAAGTGGCTGAAAGCACTAGTATCATGTGTGGGCGTAGCAGCGGAGGAAGTTTCAAGTattgatgaaaaaatatataacatgcatcaAGTGCACCATTTAGGAGTTGACAAGATGAGTTACTTAGCTAGTCAGAGGTTTGGTGACAGAGCCTCAAAAGATGTGATTGAAAGGGTTGTGAAAGAGTGTCAAAtctgcaaacaaattgatccTTCACCTGTGAAATGA